The following are from one region of the Macaca thibetana thibetana isolate TM-01 chromosome 2, ASM2454274v1, whole genome shotgun sequence genome:
- the LOC126948164 gene encoding putative 60S ribosomal protein L39-like 5, with the protein MSSHKTFKIKQFLAKKQKQNCPIPQWIRMKTGNKIRYSSKRRHWRRTKLGL; encoded by the coding sequence ATGTCTTCTCACAAGACTTTCAAGATTAAGCAATTCCTggccaagaaacaaaagcaaaattgtcCCATTCCCCAGTGGATTCGGATGAAAACTGGTAATAAAATCAGGTACAGCTCCAAAAGGAGACATTGGAGAAGAACCAAGCTGGGTCTGTAA